Genomic DNA from Acidisoma sp. PAMC 29798:
GCGCCGAGCCTGACAGCATCGGCGGCGCTGCCCTCCATTTCCTCGCGACGCAGAAAGCTGCCATCTACCGACGCCAACAGGCCACTCAGCCGGAGACGGTCGCCGGGCAGAAGCTGTCCGAAGGCGCCGATCGGCGTGGAGCAGGAACCATCCAAGGTGCCGAGCATCGAGCGCTCGGCCGTCGCCGCCACGCGCGCCGCGCGGTCGTCAACGATCTTGAGCAGTTCACGCAATTCAGTGGCGTCCTCGCGCGTGGTAATGCCGACGATGCCCTGGCAGGCGGCGGGCAGCATGGTCGTGGGCGACAGTGCGACGGAGGCTTCCGCCTCGAGTCCCAGCCGCCGGAGACCGGCCAGGGCCAGCAGGCTGGCGGCGCAATCGCCATGGCGGACCTTGTCGAGACGCGAATGCACATTGCCGCGCATCATGGTGATCTTGATGTCCGGCCGCGCGTGCAGCAATTGCGCCTGGCGCCGAACGGAACATGTGCCGACGACGGCGCCATACGGAAGACAGGCATAGGGATCATCGTCATCCGGCGCGTCACAGCTATCGTTGAGAATGAGCGCGTCGCGCGCATCCTCGCGCTTCAGCGTGCATGCGAGGACGATGCCGTCCGGCAGGGTGGTTTCCAGGTCCTTGAGACTATGTACCGCCAGATCGATTCGGCGATCGATCAGAGCCTCATGAATCTCTTTCGCGAACAGGCCCTTTCCGCCGATTTCGGCCAGGCGCCGATCCTGCACCGCGTCGCCGGTGGTGCGGATGATATGCTCCTGGAACACATCCATCTGATGCAGCACAGGGCAGACGCGGGCGAGAATCGTCAGGAAACTGCGCGTCTGCGTCAACGCGAGCGGGGACGCCCTGGTCCCGACACGCAGCGGCAGTCGGGGATGGTGGCGGGGGATGACTGACCCCGGCGGCAAAGCGCTGGGCACACGCTTCTGCGCCAGAGCGGCGAGGCGGTCGGGCTGAAGCGCCGCGATATCCATCAACCTTGTCCTTTGATCATGCCGCGGCGCTCCGCGCTGCCATCGAACGGCGCATTCAGCCGAACCATGGCGCGGTTCAGAAGGGCGGCGATGCTCACCCAGACGATGTAGGGCACCAGAAGCACTGCCGCTAACGGGGAGCGCGGATAGAAGTCGAGCATCAGTGCCAGGATCGACATCCACAAAAACGCGACTTCAATTAGCGCCCAATCGGGGCGCCGCAGCTTGAAGAAGAACAGGCTCCACAGAATATTGAAGCCGGCATTGACGGCAAACAGACCGATGACGACTACCTTTTCCTCGTCCGTGGCCGAAGCCCGCCAAATGATGACGGCGGAGGCGCAGGTTAAAACCCCGATCGTGCTCCAGACTGGCCCGAAGGCCCAGTTCGGCGGCCGCCACGGCGGGCTGCGGAGGCTGTGATACCAGGGCCCGATTTCGGTCAGAGCGCCGCCGGCGCCCAGGACGCAGATCGTCGCCACCGCCGCGATGATGATCGTGACGATCACGCCGACAAAATCCCTGTGAGGTGGCCCATGCTCTTGCAGAAGATCCGCAAATGGGTGAGCGGGCGGGCGCGCACAAGCTCCTTGGTCATATAGGCGGCCCAGGTGAGGCGCTGCACGTCCTTGTCGCGGCAGATGGTCACGAACCGTTCCCGCCGACCGTCGCTGGTGTACCAGTAGCGCTGCATGATGCCGAGGACAGCGAAGACCTGGCCATGGCTGCGCATGAAACGGCGCCGCGCGTCGCGCAATGCGCGGGCCTGCCCGGTGGCCAGAAAGGACTCGACCGCTTCGCCGGCCAACTGGCCGCCCAGCATGGCATAGTAGATGCCTTCGCCCGAGGCCGGTGCCACGACACCGGCGGCGTCACCGGCGAGCAGAACGCTCTCTCCGTCATCCCAGCGGCGCAGCGGCTTGAGCGGGATCGGTGCGCCTTCGCGGCGTAGAGTCTCAACGCCGGCGAGACCCCGCGACTCGCGCAGTTCGGTGGTCGCACGGCGCAGCCCAAAACCCTTATTGGCACTGCCCAGGCCGACGCTGGTGGTGGCGCCATGCGGGAAGACCCAGCCGTAGAAATCCGGCGATATTTTGCCGTTGTAATGAACTTCGCAGCGTGCCGGATCGAAGGACCCGTGGGTCGGGGAGCGGACGATCTCGTGATAGGCGTAGACATAGCGCATCTTGTCGGCGCCTTTGACGCCAGCGGCGCGGGCGACGCCCGAACGGGCGCCGTCGGCGCCGATCACCGCGCGGGCGCGCAGGGTGAAGGGCGCGCCATCACTGCCCTTCTCCCGGCATTGCAGGATGACGATGCCATCGGCATCGCGGCTCAGACCCTCGAACAGGCCGGTGCGCAGCTCCGCGCCATCCGCGCCGGCGCGGAGACGCAGCCATTCGTCGAAGGCCTGCCGGTCGACCATGCCGACGAACCCGTTTTCGATCGGCATATCGGCGATCCGGTCGGAGGGCGCGAACATCCGCGCCGAGGTCACGCGGGCTGCGAGCAGATCGTCGGGAATGCCGAAATCCTGGATCAGCCGGGGCGGAATGGCGCCGCCGCAGGGTTTGACGCGGCCACCCCGGTCGAGCAGCAACACGGAGCGGCCGCTTTTGGCGAGGCTCGACGCGGCGGTAGACCCGGCCGGGCCGCCGCCGACGATGACGGTGTCGTAGATCGGCTCGCCCATCATGACGTGGCTCCGAAAACGGGTGACACCGTGGTCATCACGGCGCCAGCGCAAAGGCAGTGACGAGCATGCCGAGCACATAGAGCGTCGTGCCGGTGGCATTGTACCAAGGGGCCCGACCGCGTGGATCGGCGAGCAGCCGAAGCATGAGCACCAGCTGCGCCGCCAGTAGCGCAGCGACGATGCCGGCGTGGATGGGCATCCGCCACACCAGGAGCAGGACCACAATCAAGACCTGCGCCGACGCCATGGTGAGGCAGGCGAGGCGGCAGGCGCGGTCCGGACCCAGGCGGGCGGGCAGGGAGGCGATTCCCATCTGACGATCGCCGACGATCGACTTGAAATCGTTCAGCGTCATGATGCCATGGGCGCCGAGACTATAGATCAGGGCGACCAGGATGACGGAGGCGGAGGGCATTGCCCGCAGGCACACGGCGGCGCCCGCAAACCAGGGCAGCCCTTCGTAGGAGATGCCGACGGCCAGATTGCTCCACCAGCCGTTTCGCTTCAGGCGGATCGGCGGGGCGCTGTAGATCCAGGCCAGCACCAGACCGATCGCCGTTGCGATGATGACGGGCGTGCCGAGCAGGCAGGCGACGGCCGCGGTCAGGATTGTCCAGCCAATGGCAATGCCCAGGCCCCAGTGGCCAGGCACGCGACCGGACGGGATTGGGCGATTGGGCTCGTTAATGGCATCGACATGGCGGTCGTACCAATCATTGACGGCTTGGCTGGTGCCGCAGGCCAGCGGCCCCGACAGCGCCGCACCGATGGCCACGACGCCCCAGCCGCGCGCGCCGGGGCCACCGGCGCAGGCGACGCCGCAGCCGAAGGCCCAGATGGGCGCGAACCACGTAATGGGCTTGAGGAGTTCAAGCAGAGCCGGCGGACTCGGCCAGAGGCGGCGCTCGTCAGGTGGAACCAGACCGATCGTGCCGCCCCGGTCGCTCACGCTCCGGCCTCGTTATCCGGCTCGCCATCGCCCGGGTCGCTCAGGCCGTAGCGCCGGAGCTTCACATAGAGGCTCTGTCGGCTGAGGCCTAGCATCTCGGCGGCGGAGGCCCGGTTGTTGCCGGTCAACTCCAAAGCCGATTCGATGCAGAGACGCTCGATGACGTCGATGGCGTCGCGCACCAGCTCCTTCATCGAAACCCGCCCGATCAGCTCCGTGAGCTGTTCGATCGAGCGGGGCATCGCCCGTACGGGTTGGGCGCGCGCGGTCGTCAGGCGGCGGCCGATGTCGCGGATGACGAAGCCGAAGCATTGCTGCCCGTCCAGCATCACCGCATTGGCCGAGATTTCGACATCGTTCATGCCGCCCATCTCACCGCGGATGCTGGTGGCGAACAGGCGCACGACCCCGCGCTGCTTTAGATTGGCGAGCAGCACATCGGTATCGATGCCGGACTGGCCGATCCAGTTCTCGATCGACCGGCCTTGTGCCAGCGCCAGCGAGCCGAGCTGCGCCATGCCGATGAACGCGGCATTGGCATTCAGGACATCACCGTCTTGACTGGTCAGGACGAAACCGTCTGGCGCCTGTTCGAGCGCCGATAACAGCCGCTGATTCACGTCCGAGGAGCTATTCGCCTTGCTCGCCGTGGCATTGCTCAGGCGCAGTACCAGGACCGCCGACTTCTCCTCCATCAGCATGGTGACGCCAAGCGTCACGCTTGCGTCCGGGTCGGATTTCGCGCCACCCGCTTTGTCGCCGCCTGCCTTGTCGCTGGAGTCGGGATTGAGCCGAACGGCCATGGATTGCGGACCACCGGCCTGCCGCATACCGGCCAGCATACGCTGGGCGGCCGGGCGATCATCAGCGTGCAGCAGATCGACGACCAGGACGCCCAGGCTGCGGCGGCCTTGCTCGATCAGCTTGAGTGCCGCGGGATTGGCTTCAGTGACGCGCATGCTTTGTGCATCCGCCACCATCAGCGGCTCCGGCGCCGTCTGGAACAGGCCGCGATAGCGGGCCTGGGCCTGGCGCAGGCTGGCATAGTCACGCTCCAGCGCCTGCTGCGCATCGACCAGACGCTGCTGCAGGCTGGCGAGGCGGCGCAGGTCGCGCCCGAAGGCGACCACCGAACCATCGCTATTGGCGCGCACGGCCGAGTATTCGATCGCGATATCGGGCCCATCAAGGGCGGCGGGGTGGTTGAGATGGCGCAGAAGCGGCTCGGCATCCTTGAGCGCGCCATCCAGAAGGGCTTCCGCCTTCTGTCGGCTTTCCACCGTCACGGTTTCGGTCCAGCGCTGGCCGGCCCAGGACCCGGCATCCTCGACCGCATCTTCGAGTTCGCTGGTCCGAAAGGCGCAATCCTGGACGATGCCGTCGGGACCGACGATCAGAGCGATATCCGCAGCGGCGGCCAGGACACGTGAGGCCTCCTCGGCGCTGAGCGGGCCGATCGAACCGTTATCCCGGGAAAACCATTTGCTAGCCCTCATCGTGGAATTCTTGCGTTGGCCCGGTTCGGGCGCGGTTTGAGCGAAAAGGTTAGCGGAGCGCACTGGACGGGGACGCTTTTGGCCGACGGAGCTGGTTCAGCAACTCCTCTGCGCGGACGATCGCCACGGCGGCGCTCGCGGCGGTTCCGTCTGCTCCCAAGGTCTCGACAAGGGACGGCGTCGCGAGGATCAGTGCCCCGCCGACCATGATGATGACGTTTCTGTTGTGAGAGGCGCGCCGGACGGCCTTGATGCAGGTATTGGCCCGGTTGATTTGCACATCGGTCGCCATCGAGAAGCCGACGACGTCGTAGTCGATCTTCGACACTAATCCGGCCACGTCGTCTGTGCTTGAGACCTGGACCGTTGATACCTGCCACCCTGCGCTATCGAAACAATTGGCAAGTAACGTCTTGGCAAGATTATGTTGCTCCCCCTCCAGAGTCAACAAGAGCAGGGTTTTACGAGCGACACCGGCGGGCAGCGTGACCCGCCGCGTCATCGGCGCGATGTCATGCGCCATCCGCTGCAGGTGGAACATGCCGATCGTCACTTCCTCGAAGCCGGCTTTGTCCTCGGTCCACAACACGCCGAGATGCCGGGCGGCGTCGGCGATCAGTTCGAGACATCCTGCCTCTGGAGCCTCGCCCTCGGCGATCAGCCGCTCGATGACGGCGGCGATGGCCTCCTCGGGCGTCTCGCCGATCACCACCATGGCCAAGCTGATGGCATCTTCGGCGGTATGGTTTTGGCGGGGCGCGGACGCTTTCGGCGTCCGTGGATCGACGTTGCCGGTGGTAGCCTCGCGAAGCCGATAGGCCGCGACCAGCCGCGGAATAATATCCGTTTCCACCATACGTTCGATGGCCGCCTGCCGCCGTTGCCGCGACCGTTCGTCATACAAAATGCTGACGGTGGTCCGGCAGACGGGTGGCGTGTCGAGTTCGTAGCTCGTTTGCCCATTTGGGCTCGCGCTCGAAACTTCTTGATGATTTAGACCGGGCATCCCTAACCCCCTCAAGATGTAATTATCAGTGCCGACCGGCACCCAAACTGTCAATCTTAATTTACGTCTATAATGCTTGACAGTCGGGGTAGCGGAGTCATAGCGTCCCTCTCGATACGACGCGGTCGGCCAGGTTTGTGACCCATAAACTCTCTTGGACGCAGCGCCTTTCGAGCCCAAGCGATGCGTGGGAAAAGGTCAGGAGCAGCCATGATCACGAGTTTTAGCGAATTCATCAATACTTTTGATAATTCTCCGTGGTCGGCAACGACGGGCCGGTCCTGCGGGACGGTTTTACCGCCTGTGACAAGCCAGGTTTACACACCCGAGCAGCGCCGCCGCCGGGATAGCAGCCCATGGACCACAGTCCAGGGCCTGGTCGCGCCGCTCCAGTTCATCGCCTTCATCGTCAGCACGGGGTTGGTTCTCCGCTTCCTGATCTCCGGCCATGGCTACGGCGCCGCGACCACCTCCGTCGTTGTCAAGACCGGGTTTCTCTACGCGATCATGGTGACCGGCTCGATGTGGGAGAAGGCGGTTTTCGGTCGCTACCTGCTCGCCCGGGCGTTCTTCTGGGAAGACATGTTCAGCTTCGTGGTCATTGCGCTGCACACCGCCTATCTGGTGGCACTGCTGACCAGGGCGCTCAATTCCGAGCAGATGATGCTGCTCGCGCTCACGGCCTTCGCCGCCTATCTGGTCAACGCCGCTCAGTTCGTCCTCAAGCTGCGGGCCGTGCGTCGGGAAGCCCCGGTCGCCGGCTTGGCGATCGCGAAGTGAGCGCCGCCCTCCAATCCGAGTCTGCCGCCGGCGTCACCGCCCCGCCGGTGATCCGCGAGCGTGGCCAGCGCGAGGTCTTTTGCGGCCTCACCGGCATCGTCTGGCTGCATCGCCGCATCCAGGACGCTTTCTTCCTCGTCGTCGGGTCCCGCACCTGTGCCCATCTGCTGCAATCTGCAGCGGGCGTGATGATCTTCGCCGACCCGCGCTTTGCGACCGCGATCATCGAGGAGCGTGACCTCGCCGGGCGCGCGGACATGGATGACGAACTGGACCAGGTTGCGACCCGCCTCTTGGAGCGTCGGCCCGATATCCGCTTGTTGTTCCTGGTGGGGTCCTGCCCCTCGGAGGTCATCAAGCTCGACCTGTCGCGCGCGGCTGCCCGGCTGACACGGCGGTTCCTGCCGCAGACTCGGGTGTTGAGTTATTCCGGCAGCGGCATCGAGACGACCTTTACTCAGGGCGAGGATGCCTGCCTCGCTGCCCTCGTCCCGGAACTGCCGACGAGCGACTTGCCGCAGCTCATGGTCGCGGGTGCGCTTCCCGATGCGGTCGAGGCGGAGTTCGCGAACCTTTTCGCGCAGGCCGGCATCGGGCCGGTGCAATTTCTGCCGCCGCGCAGCGCCATGGCACTGCCGCCCGTGGGGCCAGGCACGGTGCTGATGCTGGCGCAGCCATTCCTGACCGAGACGGCCCGCTTGCTGGAAGCCCGCGGCGCGCGGCTCGTGGTGGCCCCTTTTCCGATCGGCGTCGAAGGCACCCGCCTCTGGCTCCAGGCCGCGTCTGAGGCCATGGGCGGCACGCCGGAGCGGCTTGACGCTGCCATGGCGCCCGGCATCGCGCGGGCCACGACCAGCATTGGCCGCCATCGCGCCATGCTGGAAGGCCGCCGGATCTTCTTCTTTCCCGACTCGCAGTTGGAAGTGCCGCTCGCCCGCTTCCTGTCGC
This window encodes:
- a CDS encoding cobalamin B12-binding domain-containing protein; translated protein: MPGLNHQEVSSASPNGQTSYELDTPPVCRTTVSILYDERSRQRRQAAIERMVETDIIPRLVAAYRLREATTGNVDPRTPKASAPRQNHTAEDAISLAMVVIGETPEEAIAAVIERLIAEGEAPEAGCLELIADAARHLGVLWTEDKAGFEEVTIGMFHLQRMAHDIAPMTRRVTLPAGVARKTLLLLTLEGEQHNLAKTLLANCFDSAGWQVSTVQVSSTDDVAGLVSKIDYDVVGFSMATDVQINRANTCIKAVRRASHNRNVIIMVGGALILATPSLVETLGADGTAASAAVAIVRAEELLNQLRRPKASPSSALR
- the chlG gene encoding chlorophyll synthase ChlG → MSDRGGTIGLVPPDERRLWPSPPALLELLKPITWFAPIWAFGCGVACAGGPGARGWGVVAIGAALSGPLACGTSQAVNDWYDRHVDAINEPNRPIPSGRVPGHWGLGIAIGWTILTAAVACLLGTPVIIATAIGLVLAWIYSAPPIRLKRNGWWSNLAVGISYEGLPWFAGAAVCLRAMPSASVILVALIYSLGAHGIMTLNDFKSIVGDRQMGIASLPARLGPDRACRLACLTMASAQVLIVVLLLVWRMPIHAGIVAALLAAQLVLMLRLLADPRGRAPWYNATGTTLYVLGMLVTAFALAP
- the bchF gene encoding 2-vinyl bacteriochlorophyllide hydratase, with the protein product MTSQVYTPEQRRRRDSSPWTTVQGLVAPLQFIAFIVSTGLVLRFLISGHGYGAATTSVVVKTGFLYAIMVTGSMWEKAVFGRYLLARAFFWEDMFSFVVIALHTAYLVALLTRALNSEQMMLLALTAFAAYLVNAAQFVLKLRAVRREAPVAGLAIAK
- the ppsR gene encoding transcriptional regulator PpsR, yielding MRASKWFSRDNGSIGPLSAEEASRVLAAAADIALIVGPDGIVQDCAFRTSELEDAVEDAGSWAGQRWTETVTVESRQKAEALLDGALKDAEPLLRHLNHPAALDGPDIAIEYSAVRANSDGSVVAFGRDLRRLASLQQRLVDAQQALERDYASLRQAQARYRGLFQTAPEPLMVADAQSMRVTEANPAALKLIEQGRRSLGVLVVDLLHADDRPAAQRMLAGMRQAGGPQSMAVRLNPDSSDKAGGDKAGGAKSDPDASVTLGVTMLMEEKSAVLVLRLSNATASKANSSSDVNQRLLSALEQAPDGFVLTSQDGDVLNANAAFIGMAQLGSLALAQGRSIENWIGQSGIDTDVLLANLKQRGVVRLFATSIRGEMGGMNDVEISANAVMLDGQQCFGFVIRDIGRRLTTARAQPVRAMPRSIEQLTELIGRVSMKELVRDAIDVIERLCIESALELTGNNRASAAEMLGLSRQSLYVKLRRYGLSDPGDGEPDNEAGA
- a CDS encoding TspO/MBR family protein yields the protein MIVTIIIAAVATICVLGAGGALTEIGPWYHSLRSPPWRPPNWAFGPVWSTIGVLTCASAVIIWRASATDEEKVVVIGLFAVNAGFNILWSLFFFKLRRPDWALIEVAFLWMSILALMLDFYPRSPLAAVLLVPYIVWVSIAALLNRAMVRLNAPFDGSAERRGMIKGQG
- the hemC gene encoding hydroxymethylbilane synthase translates to MDIAALQPDRLAALAQKRVPSALPPGSVIPRHHPRLPLRVGTRASPLALTQTRSFLTILARVCPVLHQMDVFQEHIIRTTGDAVQDRRLAEIGGKGLFAKEIHEALIDRRIDLAVHSLKDLETTLPDGIVLACTLKREDARDALILNDSCDAPDDDDPYACLPYGAVVGTCSVRRQAQLLHARPDIKITMMRGNVHSRLDKVRHGDCAASLLALAGLRRLGLEAEASVALSPTTMLPAACQGIVGITTREDATELRELLKIVDDRAARVAATAERSMLGTLDGSCSTPIGAFGQLLPGDRLRLSGLLASVDGSFLRREEMEGSAADAVRLGAELGACLKAGAPAAVFL
- a CDS encoding geranylgeranyl diphosphate reductase; translated protein: MMGEPIYDTVIVGGGPAGSTAASSLAKSGRSVLLLDRGGRVKPCGGAIPPRLIQDFGIPDDLLAARVTSARMFAPSDRIADMPIENGFVGMVDRQAFDEWLRLRAGADGAELRTGLFEGLSRDADGIVILQCREKGSDGAPFTLRARAVIGADGARSGVARAAGVKGADKMRYVYAYHEIVRSPTHGSFDPARCEVHYNGKISPDFYGWVFPHGATTSVGLGSANKGFGLRRATTELRESRGLAGVETLRREGAPIPLKPLRRWDDGESVLLAGDAAGVVAPASGEGIYYAMLGGQLAGEAVESFLATGQARALRDARRRFMRSHGQVFAVLGIMQRYWYTSDGRRERFVTICRDKDVQRLTWAAYMTKELVRARPLTHLRIFCKSMGHLTGILSA
- a CDS encoding ferredoxin:protochlorophyllide reductase (ATP-dependent) subunit N; amino-acid sequence: MSAALQSESAAGVTAPPVIRERGQREVFCGLTGIVWLHRRIQDAFFLVVGSRTCAHLLQSAAGVMIFADPRFATAIIEERDLAGRADMDDELDQVATRLLERRPDIRLLFLVGSCPSEVIKLDLSRAAARLTRRFLPQTRVLSYSGSGIETTFTQGEDACLAALVPELPTSDLPQLMVAGALPDAVEAEFANLFAQAGIGPVQFLPPRSAMALPPVGPGTVLMLAQPFLTETARLLEARGARLVVAPFPIGVEGTRLWLQAASEAMGGTPERLDAAMAPGIARATTSIGRHRAMLEGRRIFFFPDSQLEVPLARFLSRELGMQLVEVGTPYLNRQHMTGELALLPPETQLSEGQDVDRQLDRCWDAAPDLVVCGLGLANPLEAGGMATKWSIELLFSPIHGFEQAGDLAGLFTRPLTRRNLLKV